The following are from one region of the Cytobacillus firmus genome:
- a CDS encoding FxsA family protein, giving the protein MRYILLLMIIVPAAEIGVLLLSGNTIGLWPTLAIILLTGVLGAYLAKKQGLETIRKIQEQLRYGQMPGDAILEGACILIGGTLLLAPGFITDALGFTLLLPSARKVLKNILYIGLKKWMNKGTITIIR; this is encoded by the coding sequence ATGCGCTACATTCTCCTGCTGATGATAATCGTTCCAGCTGCTGAAATTGGAGTTTTACTTCTTTCAGGCAATACCATTGGGCTATGGCCTACACTTGCGATTATCCTGCTTACAGGTGTTCTCGGTGCTTATCTCGCTAAAAAGCAGGGTCTTGAAACAATCAGAAAAATCCAGGAACAGCTGCGATACGGGCAAATGCCTGGTGACGCTATTCTTGAAGGGGCCTGCATCCTTATTGGGGGTACACTGCTTCTGGCACCCGGTTTCATTACAGATGCATTAGGATTTACTTTGCTTCTTCCTTCTGCAAGAAAAGTCCTTAAAAACATCCTATATATAGGGTTGAAAAAATGGATGAACAAGGGAACGATCACGATAATCAGGTAA
- the accA gene encoding acetyl-CoA carboxylase carboxyl transferase subunit alpha gives MAGELEFERPVMELKKKIAELKEFTKTADVDLSSEIEKLEARLEKLEADIYENMKPWDRVQIARHPARPTTLDYISHLFEDFFECHGDRAFGDDEAIVGGIAKFKGIPVTVIGHQRGKDTKENIRRNFGMPHPEGYRKALRLMKQADKFRRPIICFIDTKGAYPGKAAEERGQSEAIAKNLFEMASLRVPVICIVIGEGGSGGALALGVGNHIHMLENSTYSVISPEGAAAILWKDASQAKKAAESMRITAPDLKELGVVDEIIEEVKGGAHKDVKVQAEEIGEVLTQSLKDLMDLTEDQLIDHRYNKFKSIGQYSFLKEFIGVK, from the coding sequence ATGGCAGGAGAATTAGAATTTGAGCGTCCGGTAATGGAACTGAAAAAAAAGATTGCTGAATTAAAAGAGTTTACCAAAACAGCCGATGTAGACCTATCTTCTGAGATAGAGAAACTGGAAGCGCGCTTGGAAAAATTAGAAGCCGATATATATGAAAATATGAAACCGTGGGATCGTGTGCAGATTGCAAGGCATCCCGCAAGGCCGACTACACTGGATTATATCTCTCACCTTTTTGAGGATTTTTTCGAGTGTCACGGGGATCGTGCTTTTGGTGATGATGAGGCGATTGTTGGCGGTATCGCAAAGTTTAAGGGGATTCCTGTTACTGTCATCGGCCATCAGCGTGGAAAAGACACAAAAGAAAATATCCGCAGGAATTTTGGCATGCCGCATCCTGAAGGCTACCGCAAAGCATTAAGGCTTATGAAGCAGGCCGATAAATTCCGGAGGCCTATTATCTGTTTCATTGATACAAAGGGTGCCTATCCTGGAAAAGCAGCAGAGGAACGGGGACAGAGTGAGGCAATTGCCAAGAACCTGTTTGAAATGGCAAGCCTTAGAGTCCCGGTTATCTGTATCGTCATTGGTGAAGGCGGAAGCGGCGGAGCTCTGGCTCTTGGTGTAGGAAACCATATTCATATGCTCGAAAACTCCACATATTCCGTTATTTCTCCAGAAGGAGCGGCAGCCATTCTCTGGAAAGATGCATCTCAGGCAAAAAAGGCTGCAGAATCCATGAGAATCACTGCACCGGACTTAAAAGAACTGGGTGTGGTGGATGAGATTATTGAAGAGGTAAAGGGCGGAGCCCACAAAGATGTCAAGGTTCAGGCTGAGGAAATCGGAGAAGTCCTTACTCAATCATTGAAGGATCTGATGGATCTTACTGAAGACCAGCTGATCGATCACCGGTACAACAAGTTCAAATCTATTGGCCAATATTCGTTTTTAAAGGAATTTATTGGGGTAAAATAA
- a CDS encoding DUF441 domain-containing protein — MFSQSLIFLFLLLGIGLIAKNQSLIIAVFVLIILKAVGLDSKAFSFLQSKGINWGVTIITIAVLAPIASGEIGFRDLGGAFKSPYAWVALVSGIAVALLAKGGIVLLAEDPHITTALVLGTILAVSLFKGIAVGPLIGAGIAYMAMKVFELFK; from the coding sequence ATGTTTTCCCAATCACTCATTTTTTTGTTTCTATTGCTGGGGATAGGTTTAATTGCAAAAAATCAATCACTGATCATTGCTGTCTTTGTTTTGATTATCCTTAAAGCAGTCGGCCTGGATTCAAAAGCCTTTTCATTCCTGCAGTCCAAGGGAATTAACTGGGGTGTAACTATTATTACCATTGCTGTCCTTGCACCTATAGCCAGTGGTGAAATCGGCTTCCGGGATTTAGGAGGGGCATTTAAATCCCCGTATGCGTGGGTTGCTCTAGTCTCAGGGATTGCAGTTGCTCTTCTGGCAAAAGGCGGCATCGTATTGCTGGCTGAAGATCCCCATATTACAACTGCTCTTGTCCTGGGGACCATTCTTGCTGTCTCCCTTTTTAAAGGCATTGCCGTTGGTCCTCTGATAGGAGCAGGGATTGCATATATGGCAATGAAAGTCTTTGAGCTTTTTAAATGA
- the pyk gene encoding pyruvate kinase — MRKTKIVCTIGPASESVEKLTQLIEAGMNVARLNFSHGDFVEHGQRIQNIREASAKTGKTVAILLDTKGPEIRTNNMVDGAVELRAGENIIISMNEVEGTAEKFSVTYAGLIEDVDTGSKILLDDGLIGLEVTKIDKANSEIHTKILNSGTLKNKKGVNVPGVSVNLPGITEKDAQDIIFGIEQGVDFIAASFVRRATDVLEIRQLLEEHNASYINIIPKIENQEGVDNIEEILEISDGLMVARGDLGVEIPAEEVPLVQKKLIKKCNAQGKPVITATQMLDSMQRNPRPTRAEASDVANAIFDGTDAIMLSGETAAGSYPVEAVQTMHNIASRAESALDHKEILSNRSKDNEHNITDAIGESVAHTALNLDVNAIITPTESGHTARMISKYRPKAPIIAVTSNDHVSRRLSLTWGVYPQIGQKAATTDDMLDIAVEESLNSGIVASGDLVVITAGVPVGEAGTTNLMKIHVVGDILAKAQGIGRKSAFGKVVVARNAEEALAKVTEGSILVTIGSDREMVPAIEKCSALITEEGGLTSHAAVVGLNIGIPVIVGVENATSLLMDGQEITVDSQRGVIYNGHASVL, encoded by the coding sequence ATGCGTAAAACGAAGATCGTTTGTACTATTGGACCTGCCAGTGAAAGTGTTGAAAAGTTAACACAGCTTATTGAAGCAGGAATGAATGTTGCCCGGTTAAATTTTTCCCATGGTGATTTCGTGGAACATGGCCAGCGAATTCAGAATATCCGTGAAGCTTCAGCAAAGACTGGCAAGACTGTAGCCATCCTTTTAGACACTAAAGGACCTGAAATCCGCACAAATAATATGGTGGATGGCGCGGTTGAACTTAGAGCTGGGGAAAACATTATTATTTCCATGAACGAGGTTGAAGGAACAGCAGAAAAGTTTTCTGTTACATATGCAGGCCTTATTGAAGATGTGGACACAGGAAGCAAAATATTGCTTGATGACGGTTTAATTGGTCTGGAAGTGACAAAAATTGATAAGGCCAACAGTGAAATCCACACAAAAATTTTAAATAGCGGAACACTTAAAAATAAAAAAGGCGTCAATGTTCCAGGTGTTTCTGTGAATCTTCCCGGCATAACAGAGAAAGATGCACAGGATATCATCTTTGGAATTGAACAGGGCGTCGATTTCATTGCCGCTTCTTTTGTCCGCAGAGCAACTGATGTTTTGGAAATCAGACAGCTGCTTGAAGAGCACAATGCATCATATATCAACATCATTCCTAAGATTGAAAATCAGGAAGGTGTAGATAATATTGAAGAAATTCTTGAAATTTCTGATGGACTAATGGTAGCGCGAGGAGACCTTGGAGTGGAAATTCCAGCTGAAGAGGTGCCGCTCGTACAAAAGAAATTAATTAAAAAATGCAATGCACAGGGAAAACCAGTCATTACTGCAACGCAAATGCTCGATTCCATGCAGCGTAACCCGCGTCCTACACGCGCAGAAGCGAGTGATGTAGCAAATGCCATTTTTGATGGTACTGATGCGATCATGTTATCCGGTGAGACAGCTGCAGGCTCTTATCCTGTTGAAGCTGTGCAGACAATGCACAACATTGCATCAAGAGCGGAATCTGCATTAGATCATAAAGAGATTTTGTCAAATCGCAGCAAAGATAATGAGCATAACATTACTGATGCCATCGGAGAATCAGTGGCACATACAGCTCTAAACCTGGATGTCAACGCAATTATCACTCCAACTGAAAGCGGCCATACAGCTAGGATGATTTCCAAGTACCGTCCTAAAGCACCAATCATTGCCGTTACTTCTAATGATCATGTGTCTCGGCGTTTATCTTTAACATGGGGTGTATACCCTCAAATTGGCCAAAAAGCGGCTACCACAGACGATATGCTTGATATCGCCGTTGAAGAAAGCTTGAACAGCGGAATTGTTGCTTCAGGAGATTTAGTTGTAATTACAGCAGGAGTTCCTGTGGGTGAAGCGGGTACCACCAACTTAATGAAAATTCATGTAGTGGGAGACATTCTTGCTAAGGCACAAGGAATCGGTCGGAAATCAGCCTTTGGAAAAGTCGTTGTAGCAAGAAATGCAGAGGAAGCATTAGCGAAGGTAACAGAAGGCTCTATTTTGGTTACTATCGGCTCAGACCGTGAAATGGTGCCTGCGATTGAGAAATGCAGTGCGCTTATTACAGAAGAAGGCGGGCTTACAAGCCATGCCGCTGTTGTCGGCCTTAATATTGGCATACCTGTCATTGTAGGAGTTGAAAATGCAACAAGCCTTCTAATGGATGGGCAGGAAATCACTGTTGACTCTCAGCGAGGTGTAATTTATAACGGCCACGCAAGTGTATTATAA
- a CDS encoding FadR/GntR family transcriptional regulator, with the protein MNSPQNNTKVYIGIVKQLRTMIEHDGLKPGDRLPSERELSERLGVGRSSVREALRALELLGLIETRRGEGTFMRDFRGHQLVQLLSTFILQDKKSIRDVKETKFLIELDCLWLIIQKAGEDRLLRFKKWTLEADYTDDDFFLEIVTLADNHLFLRIWIILKDYYNSLDLEKMVITKQQYVELIDTLISRKDSEVIRVYRNLRNLSKD; encoded by the coding sequence TTGAATTCACCTCAAAATAACACGAAGGTTTATATCGGCATTGTCAAACAGCTTAGGACCATGATTGAACATGATGGCCTTAAGCCTGGAGATCGATTGCCTTCCGAAAGAGAGCTGTCAGAGCGCCTGGGTGTCGGGCGCTCTTCCGTTCGGGAAGCATTAAGAGCCCTTGAACTTCTTGGCTTAATTGAGACAAGGAGAGGCGAGGGGACTTTTATGAGGGATTTTAGGGGGCATCAGCTCGTACAGCTGCTCAGCACTTTCATTCTTCAGGATAAGAAATCTATAAGAGATGTTAAAGAAACCAAGTTTCTGATCGAACTTGATTGTTTATGGCTAATAATTCAAAAGGCTGGTGAAGATCGGCTTCTCAGGTTCAAAAAATGGACCCTGGAAGCAGACTACACAGATGATGACTTTTTTCTTGAAATCGTCACACTTGCAGATAATCATCTTTTCCTCCGTATTTGGATCATTCTCAAAGATTATTACAATTCTTTGGATTTAGAGAAAATGGTGATAACCAAGCAGCAATATGTGGAACTGATTGATACCTTGATTTCCAGAAAAGATTCCGAAGTTATTCGTGTATATAGAAATTTAAGAAATTTGTCGAAGGATTAA
- the pfkA gene encoding 6-phosphofructokinase has translation MKKIGVLTSGGDSPGMNAAVRAVVRKAIYHNIEVYGVYGGYSGLMSGNIKKLDLGSVGDIIHRGGTVLQSARSEEFKTKEGQQKGIEQMNKHGIEGLVVIGGDGSYRGAKALTEHGFPCVGVPGTIDNDIPGTQYTIGFDTALNTVIDAIDKIRDTATSHERTFIIEVMGRDAGDIALCAGLAGGAETILIPEAGYSMDEIAERLKKGHERGKKHSIIVVAEGVCSGVEFAKQIKETTNFDTRVSVLGHMQRGGSPTAFDRVLASRLGAYAVELILEGKGGRAVGIQNNKLVDHDIIEILDREHTLDLDLYKLSKELSI, from the coding sequence ATGAAAAAAATAGGAGTTTTAACAAGCGGCGGCGATTCTCCTGGCATGAATGCAGCTGTACGTGCAGTGGTCCGTAAAGCGATCTATCATAATATTGAAGTATATGGTGTATATGGCGGATATTCCGGCTTGATGTCAGGAAATATTAAGAAGCTTGACCTCGGTTCGGTTGGTGATATCATCCATCGCGGCGGTACTGTCTTACAATCGGCTAGAAGCGAAGAGTTCAAAACAAAAGAAGGCCAGCAAAAGGGCATCGAACAAATGAACAAGCACGGCATAGAAGGTCTTGTCGTAATTGGCGGGGATGGTTCATACCGTGGAGCAAAAGCTTTGACAGAGCATGGATTTCCTTGTGTGGGCGTACCCGGCACCATTGATAACGATATTCCGGGAACGCAATATACTATTGGATTTGACACAGCTTTAAATACGGTTATTGATGCAATCGATAAAATCCGTGATACAGCTACTTCCCATGAAAGAACCTTCATCATTGAAGTAATGGGAAGAGATGCAGGAGATATCGCTTTATGCGCTGGATTAGCAGGCGGTGCGGAAACAATCCTCATTCCTGAAGCAGGATATAGCATGGATGAAATTGCAGAGAGACTTAAAAAGGGACATGAACGAGGCAAAAAGCACAGTATCATTGTAGTTGCAGAAGGAGTCTGCAGCGGCGTGGAATTTGCCAAGCAAATCAAAGAAACAACTAATTTTGATACACGTGTGTCCGTGCTTGGCCATATGCAGCGGGGCGGTTCCCCAACTGCATTCGACCGTGTGCTGGCCAGCCGCCTTGGAGCATATGCAGTAGAGCTTATTCTTGAAGGAAAAGGCGGACGTGCAGTAGGAATTCAAAATAATAAACTGGTTGACCATGATATAATTGAAATATTGGATAGAGAGCATACACTTGACCTGGATCTCTACAAACTCTCGAAAGAGCTGTCTATTTAA
- a CDS encoding NAD(P)-dependent malic enzyme, which translates to MTLREEALHMHRANKGKLESKSKVQVRNAKDLSLAYSPGVAEPCKEIYDKPETVYEYTMKGNMVAVVSDGTAVLGLGNIGPEAALPVMEGKAVLFKSFAGVDAFPICLNTTDVDKIVETVKLLEPTFGGVNLEDIAAPNCFYVEERLKKETNIPVFHDDQHGTAIVTVAGLVNALKLSGKKMNEIKVVANGAGAAGIAIIKLLYSYGVRDIIMCDTKGAIYEGRPQGMNEIKNEVAKYTNRENANGSLADVIKGADVFIGVSAAGALTAEMIGTMNQDPIIFAMANPTPEIMPEEAKAAGAMVVGTGRSDFPNQVNNVLAFPGIFRGALDVRATHINEKMKVAAVEAIANLVHQDELNADYVIPGPFDPRVAPEVAAAVAKAAMETGVARIKVDPEEVKEKTKQLAVIGKGE; encoded by the coding sequence TTGACCTTACGCGAAGAAGCTTTGCATATGCATAGAGCTAATAAAGGGAAATTGGAATCTAAATCTAAAGTACAGGTGCGAAATGCCAAAGACTTAAGTCTTGCTTACTCACCGGGGGTTGCTGAGCCCTGCAAGGAAATTTATGATAAGCCCGAAACTGTCTATGAATATACGATGAAAGGCAACATGGTCGCGGTTGTTTCCGATGGAACAGCAGTGCTGGGATTGGGAAATATCGGGCCGGAAGCTGCCCTGCCTGTAATGGAAGGAAAAGCTGTACTTTTCAAAAGTTTTGCAGGAGTGGATGCATTTCCAATTTGCCTTAATACGACAGACGTAGATAAAATTGTTGAGACTGTAAAACTTCTCGAGCCTACATTTGGAGGCGTAAACCTTGAAGACATTGCTGCTCCCAATTGCTTTTATGTAGAAGAGCGATTAAAGAAGGAAACAAACATTCCCGTTTTTCATGATGATCAGCATGGGACTGCCATTGTAACTGTTGCAGGCCTAGTAAATGCCCTGAAGCTTTCCGGGAAGAAAATGAATGAAATTAAGGTAGTCGCAAATGGTGCCGGTGCTGCCGGGATTGCCATTATTAAACTTTTATACAGCTACGGTGTTCGCGATATCATTATGTGTGACACTAAAGGTGCTATTTATGAAGGCCGCCCGCAGGGTATGAATGAAATTAAAAATGAAGTTGCAAAGTACACGAATCGCGAGAATGCGAATGGAAGCCTTGCAGATGTTATTAAAGGGGCTGACGTATTCATCGGGGTTTCTGCTGCCGGAGCACTGACGGCTGAGATGATTGGCACTATGAATCAGGATCCGATTATATTCGCCATGGCTAATCCAACTCCTGAAATTATGCCTGAAGAAGCGAAAGCGGCTGGAGCAATGGTGGTTGGAACCGGAAGATCTGATTTTCCAAACCAGGTAAACAATGTACTGGCTTTCCCTGGGATTTTCCGCGGAGCACTGGATGTCCGTGCAACTCATATCAATGAGAAAATGAAAGTGGCTGCTGTAGAAGCCATTGCTAATCTTGTGCATCAGGATGAATTGAATGCTGATTATGTCATCCCGGGGCCATTCGATCCCCGTGTCGCACCTGAAGTGGCAGCTGCTGTAGCAAAGGCAGCTATGGAGACTGGCGTTGCCCGCATTAAAGTTGATCCTGAAGAAGTGAAGGAAAAAACGAAGCAACTTGCAGTCATTGGAAAAGGTGAGTGA
- the accD gene encoding acetyl-CoA carboxylase, carboxyltransferase subunit beta, with translation MLKDIFTKTKKKKYATIPSETAKQDVPEGIMTKCPNCKKIMYTKELVKNLKVCFHCHYHHTMNSKERLASFLDANSFEEINANMISENPLNFPDYIEKLEKDREKTKINEAVVTGTGTVDGQKIAVAVMDSTFRMGSMGSVVGEKITRAIEKADELRVPFIIFTASGGARMQEGVLSLMQMAKTSVALKRFSDNGGLIISIMTHPTTGGVSASFASLGDYNLAEPGALIGFAGRRIIEQTIREELPEDFQTAEFLLKCGQLDAVIPRTELKDKISAILSIHQPGGDFQWQEN, from the coding sequence TTGCTTAAAGATATTTTTACTAAGACGAAGAAGAAGAAATATGCAACCATTCCATCGGAAACGGCAAAGCAGGATGTGCCGGAAGGAATCATGACAAAGTGTCCAAACTGCAAGAAAATCATGTATACCAAAGAATTGGTCAAGAATCTTAAAGTGTGTTTCCATTGTCATTACCACCACACCATGAATTCAAAAGAGCGCTTGGCAAGCTTTTTGGATGCTAATAGCTTTGAAGAAATTAACGCGAACATGATTTCAGAAAATCCTCTGAATTTCCCGGATTATATTGAAAAGCTGGAGAAGGATCGGGAAAAGACAAAGATAAATGAAGCGGTAGTGACTGGGACAGGCACTGTAGATGGTCAAAAGATTGCAGTAGCTGTTATGGATTCCACATTCAGAATGGGAAGCATGGGTTCAGTAGTGGGAGAGAAAATTACCCGTGCCATTGAAAAAGCTGATGAATTGCGAGTTCCTTTTATAATATTTACCGCTTCAGGCGGTGCAAGAATGCAGGAAGGCGTCTTAAGCCTGATGCAAATGGCCAAGACAAGTGTGGCACTAAAAAGATTCAGTGATAATGGAGGCCTTATTATTTCAATCATGACTCATCCGACAACTGGCGGTGTGTCTGCAAGCTTTGCTTCACTAGGGGACTATAATCTGGCAGAACCTGGTGCTTTGATTGGATTTGCGGGGCGGAGGATCATTGAACAAACGATCCGTGAAGAATTGCCGGAAGACTTCCAGACAGCAGAATTCTTATTGAAATGCGGTCAATTGGATGCAGTAATTCCGAGAACAGAGTTAAAAGACAAGATATCAGCTATTTTATCCATACATCAACCAGGAGGTGACTTCCAATGGCAGGAGAATTAG
- the dnaE gene encoding DNA polymerase III subunit alpha: MKNGEKLQDEERERLKSNEYYLKSSGEMAELLSGYPDALENTIMIAEQCNVMLELDKQNLPKYPAAGGMSADELLEEVCWQGFADRYPDGDDGHKKRLRYELNIIRNMKFSDYFLIVWDFMKFSRENGILTGPGRGSAAGSMVAYVLYITDVDPIEHQLLFERFLNPERISMPDIDIDFPDHKRDEVIRYVSQKYGERHVAQILTFGTLAAKAALRDVGRAFGLNPKELDMLSKRIPSKLGITLKEAYKESEPLRRFTQESDLNRRLFETAVKLEGLPRHTSTHAAGVVISEHPLVEAIPIQKGHENVYLTQYSMEHLEDVGLLKMDFLGLRNLTLIENILSSIQRKTGTQIDIKQIPLDDEDVYSLLGRGDTTGIFQLESDGMRSVLTRLQPTRFEDIVAVNALYRPGPMENIPLFIDRKHGRKPIIYPHPDLKPILENTYGVIVYQEQIMQIAAKLAGFSLGEADLLRRAVSKKQKEVLDRERVHFVGGAVNKGYHEQTAHDIYDLIVRFANYGFNRSHAVAYSFIAYQLAYLKTHYPLHFMASLLTSAIGNEGRIAQYIGELRQMGLTLSPPSINKSGYSFLAEKNSIRYSLAAIKGIGAAALRDIFQARKNKRFEDLFDFCIRVSTKAVNRKILESLVHSGSFDEFGEDRAVLLASLDVAAEHAQLVLPEDDQADFFEDDEFFPKPKYTEVDPIRSEDKLRFEKDVLGLYLSDHPVSIYESYFSLLEAYPLTELENTDKKPKTVAYLSEVKKIRTKKGEPMAFLSLSDQTGDMEAVVFPKVFNRFSLLCSQGNIVLAEGKLEERDGKKQLIVQHLDDVKEAIEKMQNKDPVLYLRITEDRETTENLRLLKELFKKNEGSVQVVLYYETSRKTIRLGEEDLVSPTEDFLNLLMKLLGRNNVVLK; the protein is encoded by the coding sequence ATAAAAAATGGAGAAAAGCTGCAGGATGAAGAAAGAGAACGGCTGAAGAGCAATGAGTATTACTTAAAGTCATCCGGGGAAATGGCAGAACTGTTATCAGGGTATCCGGATGCTTTAGAGAATACGATTATGATTGCTGAGCAATGCAATGTAATGCTTGAGCTGGATAAACAGAATCTTCCTAAATACCCTGCTGCAGGAGGCATGAGTGCGGATGAGCTATTGGAAGAAGTATGCTGGCAGGGCTTTGCTGACAGGTATCCGGATGGCGATGATGGGCATAAGAAACGGTTGCGGTATGAGCTGAACATAATCAGAAACATGAAATTCAGTGATTACTTTCTAATTGTTTGGGATTTTATGAAGTTCTCGAGGGAAAATGGCATTTTAACTGGTCCGGGGCGGGGATCTGCAGCCGGTTCAATGGTTGCTTATGTCCTCTATATAACAGATGTGGATCCCATTGAGCATCAGCTCCTATTTGAGCGGTTCCTTAATCCGGAAAGAATTTCCATGCCTGATATTGATATTGATTTCCCGGATCACAAAAGGGATGAGGTAATCCGGTATGTATCCCAAAAATATGGAGAACGGCATGTGGCACAAATTCTTACATTTGGGACCCTTGCTGCCAAAGCGGCACTCCGGGATGTCGGCAGGGCATTTGGGCTTAATCCTAAAGAGCTTGACATGCTTTCAAAAAGAATACCTTCCAAATTGGGCATCACCCTCAAAGAGGCCTATAAAGAATCTGAGCCTTTAAGAAGATTTACCCAGGAATCCGATTTAAATCGAAGACTATTTGAAACAGCTGTCAAACTGGAAGGACTCCCAAGGCATACATCGACCCATGCTGCCGGGGTTGTCATCAGTGAGCATCCGCTTGTGGAGGCCATTCCTATTCAAAAAGGGCATGAAAATGTTTATTTGACCCAATATTCTATGGAGCATCTCGAGGATGTCGGCCTTTTAAAAATGGATTTTCTAGGTCTTAGAAACCTTACATTAATTGAGAATATTTTAAGCTCTATACAGAGAAAGACAGGCACACAGATTGATATCAAACAAATTCCCCTGGATGATGAGGATGTATACAGTCTGTTGGGAAGAGGAGATACAACAGGTATTTTCCAGCTTGAATCTGATGGGATGCGCAGTGTCCTGACAAGGCTTCAGCCAACGCGGTTTGAGGATATTGTGGCTGTCAATGCTCTTTATCGACCAGGCCCAATGGAAAATATCCCTCTTTTTATTGACAGGAAGCACGGAAGGAAGCCAATCATATATCCTCATCCTGACTTGAAGCCTATTCTTGAAAATACGTATGGTGTCATCGTGTATCAGGAACAAATTATGCAAATCGCTGCAAAACTGGCCGGATTTTCATTGGGTGAAGCAGATTTGCTTCGGAGAGCGGTCAGCAAGAAGCAAAAAGAAGTGCTTGACCGTGAGCGTGTCCATTTTGTTGGGGGAGCAGTCAATAAAGGATATCATGAGCAAACCGCTCATGATATATATGACTTAATCGTCCGGTTCGCAAATTATGGATTCAACCGGAGTCATGCTGTTGCATATAGCTTCATAGCCTATCAGCTGGCTTATTTAAAAACTCATTATCCTCTTCACTTTATGGCTTCCCTGCTGACTTCAGCTATCGGAAATGAAGGCAGGATTGCCCAATATATCGGAGAACTGAGGCAGATGGGCTTAACGCTCAGCCCGCCTTCCATTAATAAAAGTGGCTACTCCTTTCTGGCAGAGAAAAATTCTATCAGATATAGCCTGGCTGCTATAAAAGGAATCGGTGCTGCAGCTTTAAGAGATATTTTTCAGGCGAGAAAAAACAAGCGCTTTGAAGATCTGTTTGATTTTTGCATAAGGGTTTCCACAAAAGCGGTAAATCGCAAGATCCTTGAATCGCTTGTTCATTCAGGCAGCTTTGATGAATTTGGAGAAGATAGAGCTGTGCTTCTGGCAAGCCTGGATGTAGCTGCGGAGCATGCCCAGCTTGTTTTGCCGGAAGATGATCAAGCTGATTTCTTTGAAGATGATGAATTTTTTCCTAAGCCTAAATATACAGAAGTAGATCCGATCCGTTCAGAGGATAAGCTGAGATTTGAAAAAGATGTGCTCGGCCTGTATTTATCAGATCATCCAGTTTCAATTTACGAATCCTATTTTTCCCTGCTGGAAGCCTATCCGCTGACTGAACTCGAGAATACGGATAAAAAGCCAAAAACAGTTGCTTACTTATCCGAAGTGAAAAAAATCCGTACGAAAAAAGGCGAACCAATGGCATTTCTTTCCTTGAGCGATCAGACGGGAGATATGGAGGCAGTTGTGTTTCCAAAGGTGTTTAACCGGTTTTCCTTACTCTGCTCTCAGGGAAACATCGTCTTAGCGGAGGGGAAGCTTGAGGAACGGGACGGAAAAAAGCAGCTGATTGTACAGCACCTCGATGATGTGAAGGAAGCCATTGAAAAAATGCAAAATAAAGATCCCGTATTGTATTTAAGGATTACTGAGGATCGGGAGACAACGGAAAATCTTCGTTTGCTCAAAGAATTATTTAAGAAAAATGAAGGCAGTGTTCAAGTGGTTTTGTATTATGAAACCTCCCGAAAAACCATTCGCCTGGGTGAAGAGGACCTGGTCTCTCCGACAGAGGATTTCCTGAATTTACTTATGAAGCTGCTTGGCCGGAATAACGTCGTTTTAAAGTAA